DNA from Neovison vison isolate M4711 chromosome 12, ASM_NN_V1, whole genome shotgun sequence:
ATATTATTCTCTATTTCACTGCATAAAAAATTGAATTCACATAGCTAATAGGGGTATAAGGATTTGGGGGAAGAGGACAGAATCATAGAACGAGAAGTCATCTGGTTCAGTTTCctcaatttgaaaataaaactactgaGGTCTGGAGAGGTTGAGCAGGTAACTCAAGGTTGTATTATTTAACTTGAGTGTCAGGATGAGATTCATCTGCTGATTTCTAGTCTGCAGTTTTTTGTgactctgattctccctctcccagatcGGTAAAGATTtgtcagagaagggagaagatacCCAATAACTGACTTCCAGCaacactttttaaatttgctCTTCTTCCATCTCATCTAAATATCCAGACTCCAGGACATGTGAGAATAACATAAAGTGACTCTTTAGTGTTAACATGTAgtggtcaaaaaaaaataaaataaaataaaaaaataaaaaacaaaaaaaaacatgtagTGGTCAAACTCACTCAGCACCATTCAACTTGTGggaggaaaataatatataaatttgagGAAGAGGTCCACCTATCCTCagggtttctttttaatttattcagtgTACATTCACTGCAGTTTTTatactctgattttctttttttccttgtctgttaACATTCTCTAAGCATCTGTTTCCACCAGAACAGCACCTTACTCCAAGCTCACTGAgcattcctttcttctccctgatTCTGTGATGCTGCTTATCATGGTTTCTGATACCGGGTTACCCTAGATACAGGGACCACTTTATGAGGGACTGTCCTATTCATGAGTTAATAAAAGTGACCTAGAGAGTATAGGTTTCTCCAAGGGACCTTTGTGAGTCAGGAAGGCAATGGTCGGTCATACAGACTCAAGGACAGTCTGGCTTCACAGCACATGCAGTTTATAGCAAGATGAAAAGTATGAATCTCCTGCAACAGGGAAGCACCTGAAGCCCCTCTCTCAGGTTGCTTTCCATCATGGGAGCTACCAACTCTTACCTCCTTAATACTGGATGGGAATCTCAGAACTTTTTCAATTCACTTGTCTCTCGttcctctcctgctttctcttcctACAATATTCtcccttattttctctctctcctttcaccCCTTTCATATCACCTCATCTTTTCCCATATGCTGTTTTATCTACagcataataaaaatgcaaactgaaaGAAATGCACCATTTTCCAGACTGTTCTCTATCCTTTTCTTTCAGTGACCAAATGAATTGCTACTCCCTCCAAAATCCTTTCTGCAGATACTTCGACGGCCCTCAGTTTTTATTCTGTTTCCCCAACATCTTTGGTGTTTATAGTTTATATCACTCACCTGGCACCTCTCCACTGTGgcctctttttattatttatctgttgATGCCGCTGTTCTGTTTCCCCAACAAGACTATGAGTTCTTCCCTGGAAGGCAGAAAGGTTTATGCTCAGCAACTACTAAGGCATCCCACAACAGAGACTAATATGAGCACAATAAATGTTCGATAATGATGCTCTCCTTTATGTTTGACTGAATTTCTCTGGCTTGAGCATTCTTTACTTCTTTTATGGTTGATGAAGGTAAGAATCTGTTTTAGTTTTGGATATGACTCCAGGAGAGCAGGAGTGGTTAGAACTTAACAGTGCCAGATGTTATAGTTTATCATATATGGAAACAACATTCCCAGTGTTTCAACTTACCTTCTAGAGATATATGTGAAATAAATCATGCCAGCAAGAGTTTCCACTACAAAGATTGTAATAATTGTAGGGTTGACAATTTCAGGACAAGCAGAGTTATAATTTCCAGTCAGTGAGTTTACATAAATTCTCCTGATGGAGAAGAATGGTACCTTCCCAAGCAAATGCATTATCATGGCTTAGGCAAGGCTTTGAtgttaataatagtaacaattaCTGAGTTTCTTTTATGTACCAGGCACTCTGTTTAGCATCTAATAATCTTATGAAATACTAACACTAATAGCTTTAATAAGTATAGTATTTTCTGCATGTAAATAAACTGAGGTTTAGGAAATTTAAACAATTAACCCAAGATCACAAAGCTAGTAAATTTTGGAGCCaggattaaaactcttcagtttTGTATATAGTAGCAATGTAAATGTGTAAAAATGATGATAAAACACTTTCCTAAACTCTTCCACAAAGTTATATTTTTGTATAGCTATACATTGTTAGAATACATTTTGCAAAATTCATTTTTACCATTCTTGGTTTAGTATGTTTGaccaaaattctctctctctcgtttgaatacaaaataaaataattttgacattatatatatacatacatatatgtatagtaATATACATATAGTAATATTTATTACTAAGCTTTTAGAACCTGTTATATGTATCACCTTATTTGCTATAGCAAACCTCTGAGGTGAGTACTACTATGTTATGATACACTTGATACTATAACGTTTGCAATAAATtgtgtttataataaaaattatgatggAATCTAGTATCCCTTGAAAGTTTCCCCATAGTCTTTTCATTTGCagatgtaaatttattttaaaattcatcatcATTAGATAATATGTCTCTAAACAATGTCTTATttgtatgaaaattttaaatactacAAAGAAATTATAGTAGTTTAACAACCTCTCCCAATCCTGTCTTCTAAAGCAGTTTGTCAGCTTTGGTTGTATTTATATGTCTGATAAATGGATTCTGTTCAATGAGAATTTAATGcaattattttaaagtcttaaatGTTCAAGAATTATTGATCTGAATCACATCAACTAATGGTTTAATCAACAGGTCACCTACAAACAGCAATGTGAATTCAATTGATATATTTGCAGTGTTTGCActgtaaaatgatttattttttgccTACACATAATTATAAAACTGTAAGAGATGTTCAATCATATGTTAGACTTTTCTATGAATGTCATtagaactttgtttttaaacattaactGAAATGTTCTAGAGAATAACCTATATGGAATCAAATTTGAGTACAGCTGTGGTGCCCATCAAACAAGGAGGCTTAATCTAGTTAGTGTATGTAGCATAAATTATTGACTCTGGGACCCACAgtcacattttcatgtgtctagaATACAATCAGGAAATATCTCTTGCCAATTCACTTAATGGCAGCATAGCCATCTTGAAAAATTGCTAACAGGCCTAAAACGTTAACAATTTATACTTGTACGCCATTGTCTCCATTTTATTGGAGAAAGCCCTATTGCAATTTTATAGGTCTTTGACTAATatgaagtatttctttttttttttttaatgcaggtaAATGGTTTAACTATGGAATTATCTTTCTTGTCTTGATTTTGGATCTTAATATGTGGAAGAACCAGATATTTTATAAGCCTCATGAATATGGACAGTACATTGGCCCAGGGCAGAAGATATATACAGTGAAAGACTCAGAAAGTTTAAAGGATTTGAACAGAACCAAACTTTCGTGGGAATGGAGGTCCAATCACACTAACCCTCAGACTAATAAAACATATGTTGAGGGAGATATGTTCTTACACAGCAGGTTCATAGGGGCTAGCCTTGATGTCAAGTGTCTAGCTTTTGTTCCAAGTTTGATAGCTTTTGTGTGGTTTGGATTCTTCATTTGGTTCTTTGGACGGTTTCTGAAAAATGAGCAAGGCATGGAGAATCAAGACAAAACTTACACTCGcatgaaaagaaaatcaccatCAGAACATAGCAAGGACATGGGATTCACTCGAGAAAACACACAGGCCTCAGTGGAAGATCCACTGAATGACCCTCCCTTGGTCTGCATCAGGTCCGACTTCAACGAGATTGTCTACAAGTCTTCCCAGCTCACGTCAGAAAACTTAAGTTCGCACTTGAATGAATCTACCAGTGCAACAGAAGCTGATCCAGATCCAACGACTTCGAAAAGTACACCTACGAACTAGATTCACTTACTTGGAAATAGCACAAAAAGCAAACTTGAgtgtaactttaaaaaagttaGTCTTTCCTTTTGTAAATGTAAAGTTTACGTAGTGTTAGgtgaagaaacacaaacaatgcCACAACGGTGCTCAACATGCTTTTTCTAGGActcattgttttctatttgtattaTAATACACGTGCCTACTTATATCTAACAGTCCTCTAGAGATTGCTTTTCACAATTGCACAAGCTATTTACTGACTTTACAGCATAGTAGAAGATTAGCTGATTACCTGTGTATCTGATGTTCAACCATAGTGGTGCCTTGAGACATTAAACTGTTTTTAACTGTACCAGAACTGAAGTGTGGAACAGTCCTCGAACCTACTTCACATGGGGTTTTTTGTATACAACTATTTTGATCTACACTTGATGTCTTAGCAGGAAACAGATATAGCCAAGATATGGCTTAGGAAGTATCTCTTGTTTCCTATTCAGCagtggagtttgtgactttgacaGTGGGATTGTATAGAGGCCTGGTGATTACCTTTGAATTTGTTTTGGCTATCTGCCAAATACAAATACTGATTCAAAATTCAGTACTAGGAGAACGATAATCCAGCATGGGTCACTACTTGTGAAATGTGGCTTTCTCCAACCAGTAATTGCAATTAGATGATAATACCTAATTATGTTTTCCTAATTAAAGATAAATTGCTACTTGATTAAAAATCCTGCCCTTCACCTATGAGAACAAAGGTTAAGAGGCACAGTTGGGTGAACTCtcaaatttattggcatttaCACAAAGCACTAGAAAACCAAGGAACTGAAGTTTTAATCATGTGAGGGTTGTACAGCCTACTATCTACAATATTTGTACATCTTTCTGTAAATATGGCTCTGGACAAGGAAAATTGAAAAACATATGCCAACCCTGAATAAGGGAACTCCTCTAAAAATCATGCAGCAGAACCTTGTGAGGTAGAAAAAGATGTGCATGAAACAATCTATTCAGTAGCTTGTTTTGTGtgtgcattttttgttttttttaagaattaaacatcatacattaataaatacaaattatatatcaGTAATTATGTGATGTAgttttttgtttataataaagGGATTCACTTGTATCTTAGTTTAACAGTGgctcacttaattttttttttaacttgatgcCAGATGAGTTAAAAAATGGAATACACCCAGTGTGCTTTTAATTTTGTTCCATAAATTGTGATTACATGTTCATGAGTGGTTAAGGGGAGAACATTTTaaggcaaaattatttttctgtcatATACTGACGTAGCTGTATTTTGtctctatgatttttaaaatacctgtttTGATCTGCTTTTAAGCTTGCAGCATGCTGAATTTAGCATGCATAACAGAAATATGCATTTATCTGTCACTTGAGAGCCAGCTTTAATAAACATCTTCCTACAACTGTTTACTAAGCAATTGGAACCATGCCACTGCTGTTTCTTTTACCTTTAATAGCCATGCCTGGTGCTGCTTAGAATCATAAATATCTCTGACACTAAAGATGCAGAGCTCAAGCTCAGCATGGTAACCTTTgaccacactgtcccaagaaacttaCCATGTTATTGCTTATATATGGTAACATTGGGCATTACCAAATTTGCATAGTATAAAACattcaactattttttaaaattttatttatttgacagagagaaagagagcaagatcacaagtaggcagagaggcaggaagatggGCAGGgaaaagtgggctccctgctgagcaaggattcctcatgtgggactcagtcccaggaccctgagaccatgacctgagccaaaggcagaggcttaacccactgatccacccaggtgccccaaaacattcaACTTTTGACTCTAGGACAAGTAAATAATACCacctaggactctctctctctatgtattttattcttaaagtCTTGTGGAATGTAGAAGGAAGTTGATTTAGAAAGCAGGTGCCCATAATCAGTATGCAGtccttataaaaatattaaaaatttttaggtgggtattaaggaaaaaGTGGTTCAATGATATAATCTAATTAgtagaaaatgggggaaaaaaccctagaGCTAATTATGCTTTTGTGTTTCTAGGGATTGACTAGAAAATCTGGCTATCAgctaatatgaaaatatatcattaaagttTCCCTAAGTTTtagtaaaaaatagaataatttgcAGTAAAGGCATTTTTTTCCAGCAATGGAATTTTAATGGCATTTAATTGCATTTAAACAAGATCCAAATCTTTGATGGCTTCCAATAGTTATGTATACCAATCTTGACATATTTATCTACCCATgggcctccttccttcttttgctaCCTCTTTTGGATAACACATCACATCAGCACTTATACCAGCTATGGAcaagcaaataaaatgaaatggaagtcAAAACCACATGTACTTATATTTAGTCTTGAATCCTGAGTCATATACCAACAGACTATGATGCTACAGAGCTTTTTGAATACTAGACCTTTTGGACTATCAAGGGCATTACTGAAAAAAAGTGTAGTAACCCAGGAAATGAAGAGTTaacaaaaggattaaaaaatcaCTAATCACAGATTCTAAAGAAAGCATAACAAATGTGATGCCTTAATTGCACTGATGCTTAAGGACTATAAACAATTACATTTCTACTGTTCAATAATTACAGTATTTTCTTTCAAGCAGTATAGAATTTGCACTAATTTGACATAGTTTTAGTATCCTACATTATAGAGTACTTCATTAGTAgtttaaatggaaaattaaataaacactATGAATTTATGCCTGATAATATATGCCTAGACataaatctcatcaccacatgccTGTTTACATTATATAACCATACTTAGTTATTTCATACTCTCCCCATGCTGGCCACTTACATGCCTGCTTATCTTTTAGCACAGCTAAGATCACCAGTGAATCCTATTAGAAAtgttaagaattatttcttttgcCCAAAGAGTCAGCCAGGCACAAAATCTCCTTTTATAGCATCAGATTTCACAACAAATAATTCCCACAAGCACTACTCGTTGACAGGACAACGTCAAAGAAGTTGTGCAACACAGACGCTCAGAGTTGAGGATGAGGAGTCAATACCACTGTCCCATCTCACAACTGGATCCCCTAAGCAATTTTGGTACATTATTTGGTACATTACTTGCCTACCCTGTGGACATAACCCAATATGAAACTTGGGAAAGGTAATGCTAATAAATTACCCTTAGCTGTCTGTCCCTGTCACCTAAGACCTCAGCACCCCATCATTGCATATCACTGTTTTCACTCTGAACTGATccctattttaaattaaaactcttGGCTTTGCAGCCACAATCTGGGTATTGTGCTTTTATTGGTTTCTTCCCGCTCAGACTGTGATGGCTCACTACTCTATCCAGCCTGACTTCTTCCAGCTTCGCCCCTCATAATTCAACTCTAACCTATATTAGCTATCCCTGCCATTAAATGGGGAGAGCAGGTCAATCAGTTTTGCAACAGGCAAACTAGCACTTTTTTCATttatccaaatttttatttttaaacatatttatgtgCATAGGGTTATATGCACATATTTATGTGCATGGGAACTGATATAGATAAGAGAATCAAGGCCATAAACATTTGGCTTACTACCACTGAGACTGGACTAGAACTGAATTATAATCAGAACTAGACAAGTTTAGATGTGGTATTTATTGCTCACAAGTCACTCTTGTTGAAGCTAAGTGGAAAAAGAGGTACATATTTATAATGGAAAGAGGTTAGGCAGATGGTAGAACATATAATGCAAGCCGCTGCCATGAAGTCTTGGAAATGGAAAATGGCAGTTTGAGTGTGAATGGGGTTTAAAACcatgggc
Protein-coding regions in this window:
- the TMEM117 gene encoding transmembrane protein 117 isoform X2, with protein sequence MGQLLRLKMFREDHGSWMTMFFSTILFLFIFSHIYNTILLMDGNMGAYIITDYMGIRNESFMKLAAVGTWMGDFVTAWMVTDMMLQDKPYPDWGKSARAFWKKGNVRIILFWTVLFTLTSVVVLVITTDWISWDKLNRGFLPSDEVSRAFLASFILVFDLLIVMQDWEFPHFMGDVDVNLPGLHTPHMQFKIPFFQKIFKEEYRIHITGKWFNYGIIFLVLILDLNMWKNQIFYKPHEYGQYIGPGQKIYTVKDSESLKDLNRTKLSWEWRSNHTNPQTNKTYVEGDMFLHSRFIGASLDVKCLAFVPSLIAFVWFGFFIWFFGRFLKNEQGMENQDKTYTRMKRKSPSEHSKDMGFTRENTQASVEDPLNDPPLVCIRSDFNEIVYKSSQLTSENLSSHLNESTSATEADPDPTTSKSTPTN
- the TMEM117 gene encoding transmembrane protein 117 isoform X3, giving the protein MGIRNESFMKLAAVGTWMGDFVTAWMVTDMMLQDKPYPDWGKSARAFWKKGNVRIILFWTVLFTLTSVVVLVITTDWISWDKLNRGFLPSDEVSRAFLASFILVFDLLIVMQDWEFPHFMGDVDVNLPGLHTPHMQFKIPFFQKIFKEEYRIHITGKWFNYGIIFLVLILDLNMWKNQIFYKPHEYGQYIGPGQKIYTVKDSESLKDLNRTKLSWEWRSNHTNPQTNKTYVEGDMFLHSRFIGASLDVKCLAFVPSLIAFVWFGFFIWFFGRFLKNEQGMENQDKTYTRMKRKSPSEHSKDMGFTRENTQASVEDPLNDPPLVCIRSDFNEIVYKSSQLTSENLSSHLNESTSATEADPDPTTSKSTPTN